From one Streptomyces sp. R41 genomic stretch:
- a CDS encoding serine/threonine-protein kinase, producing the protein MSDFQKGSSVHQIAFHWDGNHGHEGTGINAVAHSSSVERAEELGRELGPLLRVSRAATAGPSVVRTHSRDGDVMLVQRWPTADRSGRPRTISHVLIGDPWIMKTRLCLGLSYGGWRSQEKAELARGRHPEVDCEALDELARRRLPEMMELLPTVQQALVLVTAELLRDPTQRVSLLLEEQTPRGWPDRDAVPLVYLGLFLIFGSWLGQQWTFATYDTVDTHPLRLMSVPRWEPDTSAAGPLARVMGRRPDVPRFEHMAAARLVKHLLAQRQEVAGVPQLVEELADGANLGWERRRERLREILGIARPNGARAIAPAPLPSELGPTSEWDRDRNQERESGGEAKQAQDQERARSTRRPAASETGRLNHALRTWHEAPTVAAARHLAGHEGLLVDDRYLLTALIGQGGMARVWLGHDQRLKRPVAVKEILFGSATTLSERASLTARMQIEAQAAARMRHQNIVAVHDAFHFQGTPWIVMEYVPGTGLDVLMRDQGPLPWKYAAAFGAQVADALAHVHAAGVIHRDLKPGNILVSDAQVILTDFGISRMLDVPGVTTAGKVIGTLPYMSPEQLYNKLVPASDLWALGVTMYEAVEGHRPFQGDTQPELFDAIRQHPLPPPRRAGALTALLTALLDKDAARRPDAQDTARTLRGAAR; encoded by the coding sequence GTGAGCGATTTCCAGAAGGGGTCCTCGGTGCATCAGATTGCCTTCCACTGGGACGGCAACCATGGCCACGAGGGCACTGGCATCAACGCCGTCGCTCACTCCTCCTCGGTCGAGCGGGCCGAGGAACTGGGGCGGGAGCTGGGCCCGTTGCTGCGAGTTTCCCGTGCGGCGACGGCAGGTCCGAGCGTCGTGCGCACGCATTCGCGCGACGGGGACGTCATGCTCGTCCAGCGCTGGCCCACCGCTGACCGGAGCGGACGCCCCAGGACGATCAGCCATGTCCTGATCGGCGACCCATGGATCATGAAGACCCGCCTGTGCCTTGGCCTGTCGTACGGCGGCTGGCGCAGTCAGGAGAAGGCCGAGCTGGCGCGTGGGCGTCACCCCGAGGTCGATTGCGAGGCACTCGACGAGCTGGCGCGCCGTCGGCTGCCCGAGATGATGGAACTGCTACCCACGGTTCAGCAGGCGTTGGTCCTGGTCACCGCGGAGCTGCTGCGCGATCCCACGCAACGGGTGTCGCTGCTCCTGGAGGAGCAGACACCGCGCGGCTGGCCGGACCGAGACGCGGTGCCGCTGGTCTATCTTGGGCTGTTCCTGATCTTCGGGTCCTGGTTGGGCCAGCAGTGGACGTTCGCCACCTACGACACGGTGGACACCCATCCCTTGCGGCTGATGTCCGTGCCGCGCTGGGAGCCGGACACGAGCGCTGCTGGCCCACTGGCCCGGGTCATGGGCCGTCGGCCGGACGTCCCCCGTTTCGAGCACATGGCGGCGGCACGGTTGGTGAAACACCTCCTCGCGCAGCGGCAGGAGGTTGCCGGCGTGCCGCAGCTGGTCGAAGAACTCGCCGACGGGGCCAACCTGGGCTGGGAGCGACGGCGCGAACGACTGCGGGAGATCCTCGGCATCGCCCGCCCGAACGGCGCGAGGGCCATAGCGCCCGCGCCCCTCCCGTCGGAACTGGGCCCGACTTCGGAATGGGACCGGGATCGGAACCAGGAGCGGGAAAGCGGCGGGGAAGCGAAGCAGGCCCAGGATCAGGAACGGGCCCGATCCACCCGCCGACCAGCCGCAAGCGAGACAGGCCGCCTGAACCACGCCTTGCGCACCTGGCATGAGGCACCCACCGTCGCAGCCGCGAGACACCTGGCCGGACACGAAGGACTGCTGGTCGATGACCGCTACCTGCTTACCGCACTGATCGGCCAAGGCGGAATGGCACGGGTGTGGCTCGGCCACGATCAGCGGCTGAAGCGGCCCGTCGCCGTCAAGGAGATCCTTTTCGGGTCCGCAACGACCCTCTCGGAACGCGCGTCGCTGACCGCGCGGATGCAGATTGAGGCGCAGGCCGCGGCGCGGATGCGCCATCAGAACATCGTCGCGGTCCACGACGCCTTCCACTTCCAAGGCACTCCCTGGATCGTCATGGAGTATGTCCCTGGCACCGGCCTGGATGTGCTGATGCGCGACCAAGGCCCGCTCCCCTGGAAATATGCCGCCGCTTTCGGCGCCCAAGTGGCCGATGCCCTCGCACACGTGCACGCTGCCGGGGTGATCCACCGCGATCTGAAACCTGGCAACATCCTTGTCTCCGACGCCCAGGTGATACTCACCGACTTCGGCATCTCTCGAATGCTGGACGTCCCCGGCGTGACCACCGCCGGCAAAGTCATCGGAACGCTCCCCTACATGTCACCCGAACAGCTGTACAACAAGCTGGTGCCGGCCAGCGACCTGTGGGCACTGGGCGTCACCATGTACGAGGCAGTCGAAGGACACCGGCCGTTCCAAGGGGATACGCAACCCGAGCTGTTCGATGCGATCCGCCAGCACCCGCTCCCGCCGCCCCGGCGCGCTGGGGCGCTGACGGCCCTGCTCACAGCCCTGCTGGACAAAGACGCGGCACGCCGCCCGGATGCGCAGGACACGGCCCGCACTCTGCGCGGTGCCGCAAGGTGA
- a CDS encoding IS5 family transposase: protein MLVYPSGIDVSSSALRFLAARLRERRRSLGTRWRRLTAGRQALLTLAHLRNGQPYAQLAAGFRIGTTTVYRYVTEAVELLAALAPTLTEAVRAASMKAFVILDGTLLSIDRIAADRPFYSGKHRKHGMNVQVIADPKGRLLWASPALAGAVHDVRAAREHGIIDALAEAGINCWADKGYQGAGGTVRLPYRGQWDSLSTGQQAANRSYAKVRALVEQAISTLKSWRLLRKLRCSTTRITGLVHAVLTLHLASSD, encoded by the coding sequence ATGCTTGTCTACCCGTCCGGCATCGACGTGTCCAGCTCTGCCCTTCGCTTCCTCGCCGCCCGCCTGAGGGAACGTCGGCGCTCTCTCGGCACCCGATGGCGGCGCCTGACCGCGGGCCGTCAGGCCCTACTTACCCTTGCCCACCTCCGCAATGGCCAGCCCTATGCCCAGCTCGCGGCAGGTTTCAGGATCGGTACCACCACCGTCTACCGGTACGTCACCGAGGCCGTCGAGCTCCTGGCCGCGCTCGCCCCCACGCTCACCGAAGCAGTACGGGCCGCGTCGATGAAGGCGTTCGTGATTCTGGACGGGACGCTTCTGTCGATCGACCGGATCGCCGCCGACCGCCCCTTCTACTCGGGAAAACACAGGAAGCACGGCATGAACGTGCAGGTCATAGCCGACCCGAAGGGTCGTCTCCTGTGGGCTTCACCGGCCCTGGCCGGTGCTGTCCATGATGTCCGAGCCGCACGCGAGCACGGCATCATCGACGCTCTCGCCGAGGCCGGCATCAACTGCTGGGCCGACAAGGGCTACCAGGGCGCAGGCGGCACGGTCCGTCTCCCTTACCGCGGCCAATGGGACAGCCTCTCCACCGGTCAGCAGGCCGCCAATCGGTCCTACGCGAAGGTCCGGGCACTGGTCGAGCAAGCCATCTCCACCCTCAAGTCCTGGCGGCTCCTGCGCAAGCTCCGCTGCTCGACGACCCGAATCACCGGCCTCGTCCACGCTGTCCTCACCCTCCATCTGGCCAGCTCAGACTGA
- a CDS encoding phosphotransferase has translation MITGASGTQFVKAVSSADSAHIADCYRREAEVNQDLPQAVPAPRHRWSEELDGWVILGFDAVDSGRMPSSPWRTEELAASLDAYATTAEALSTPPTAFQQVGLKPVGEDGDFDDWRLLAAGTTSATILPAWVPTSRLDTLAELESQWRQAVAGNAVLHHDLRQDNILVDAKGTAWICDWNWPCLGASWFDLALLLATAHADGHDSTTVFRKHPTARGVDTAQLDAALAALSGFFLVSGAQPPADWSPYLRQHQTWCGEATLRWLAARRKWPL, from the coding sequence GTGATCACCGGAGCAAGCGGCACCCAGTTCGTCAAGGCCGTCAGCAGCGCGGACTCTGCCCACATCGCCGACTGCTACCGGCGTGAAGCCGAGGTCAACCAGGACCTGCCCCAGGCCGTACCAGCGCCTCGACACCGGTGGAGTGAGGAACTGGATGGATGGGTGATCCTCGGGTTCGACGCCGTCGACAGCGGCCGTATGCCCAGCTCGCCGTGGAGGACCGAAGAGCTCGCAGCCAGCCTCGACGCGTATGCGACCACAGCCGAGGCGCTGTCCACACCACCCACCGCATTCCAGCAGGTCGGCCTCAAACCAGTCGGCGAAGACGGTGACTTCGACGACTGGCGGCTGCTCGCCGCCGGCACCACAAGCGCCACGATCCTCCCCGCATGGGTCCCCACAAGCCGACTGGACACCCTGGCCGAGCTGGAATCCCAGTGGCGGCAGGCCGTCGCTGGCAACGCAGTCCTCCACCACGACCTCCGCCAGGACAACATCCTCGTCGACGCGAAGGGCACCGCATGGATCTGTGATTGGAACTGGCCTTGTCTTGGCGCTAGTTGGTTCGACCTCGCGCTCCTCCTGGCCACAGCACACGCTGATGGCCACGACTCCACCACTGTGTTCAGGAAACACCCCACAGCTCGCGGAGTCGACACCGCTCAACTCGATGCCGCTCTGGCCGCGCTCTCGGGCTTCTTCCTGGTCTCTGGCGCACAGCCCCCAGCCGATTGGTCGCCGTACCTGCGTCAGCACCAGACGTGGTGCGGAGAGGCCACGCTGCGGTGGCTAGCGGCCAGGCGCAAGTGGCCCCTGTGA
- the serS gene encoding serine--tRNA ligase — protein MIDVTLMRENPAYVQQALAKRAVHVDLDGFLRLDDDYRQVRAEVERLRGERKRISGEVAKRQRVGEDVVALHAEATAVGEQLTAADTRLNGLERARQAFLEPLPNLPDPDVPAGGKENNEVVRTVGRRPAFGFTPKDHVELARALGLIDYERGTKLGGSGFWLYRGGGAVLEWALLNYFVEAHVRDGYEFVLPPHVLTYEAGYTAGQFPKFAEEVFALEEGERGPQRFLLPTAETALVNLHRDETLPETGLPRKYVAYTPCYRREAGGYRTAERGTLRGHQFNKVELFQFTHPDASDSAHDELLGRAEELVRELGLHYRVARPAAGDTSAAMAKTYDVEVWLPSIGTYVEVSSVSNARDYQARRGNIRYRPRQGRSAFVHTLNASGLATSRLVPALLEQHQQADGTVAVPEVLRKWIPGGFLAAQSRIVEPEAS, from the coding sequence ATGATCGATGTCACCCTGATGCGCGAGAATCCCGCGTACGTCCAGCAAGCGCTGGCCAAGCGGGCGGTCCACGTCGACCTCGACGGGTTTCTGCGCTTGGACGACGACTACCGGCAGGTGCGCGCCGAGGTGGAACGCCTGCGCGGCGAGCGGAAGAGGATCTCCGGAGAGGTCGCGAAGCGGCAGCGGGTCGGTGAGGACGTGGTAGCCCTGCACGCCGAGGCAACAGCCGTCGGCGAGCAACTGACCGCCGCCGACACGCGGCTCAACGGACTGGAACGGGCACGTCAGGCGTTCCTCGAGCCGCTACCAAACCTGCCCGACCCCGATGTGCCGGCCGGGGGAAAGGAGAACAACGAGGTCGTTCGCACCGTCGGCCGACGTCCGGCGTTCGGCTTCACGCCGAAGGACCACGTGGAGCTCGCCCGCGCGCTCGGGCTGATCGACTACGAGCGCGGTACGAAGCTCGGCGGCAGCGGCTTCTGGCTCTACCGGGGAGGTGGCGCAGTCCTGGAGTGGGCCCTGCTGAACTACTTCGTGGAGGCCCATGTGCGGGACGGCTACGAGTTCGTACTGCCTCCACATGTCCTGACCTACGAGGCCGGGTACACGGCGGGCCAGTTCCCCAAGTTCGCCGAGGAGGTCTTCGCTCTGGAGGAGGGCGAGCGCGGTCCGCAGCGGTTCTTGCTGCCGACCGCCGAGACCGCGCTGGTCAATCTGCACCGGGACGAGACGCTGCCCGAGACCGGGCTGCCAAGGAAGTACGTCGCGTACACGCCGTGCTACCGCAGGGAGGCCGGGGGCTACCGCACAGCCGAGCGGGGGACCCTGCGCGGGCACCAGTTCAACAAAGTGGAGCTGTTCCAGTTCACGCACCCCGACGCCTCGGATTCCGCGCACGATGAACTCCTGGGCAGAGCCGAGGAGTTGGTGCGAGAGCTCGGCCTGCACTACCGAGTGGCGCGCCCCGCGGCCGGGGACACGAGCGCGGCGATGGCCAAGACATACGACGTCGAGGTGTGGCTGCCCAGCATCGGGACGTATGTCGAGGTCAGTTCGGTGTCGAACGCCCGCGACTACCAGGCCCGGCGCGGCAACATCCGTTACCGGCCCCGGCAGGGTCGGTCGGCGTTCGTTCACACGCTGAACGCCTCCGGCCTGGCCACGAGCCGTCTCGTGCCCGCGCTTCTCGAGCAACATCAGCAGGCCGACGGCACCGTGGCGGTACCCGAGGTGCTGCGGAAGTGGATCCCGGGCGGTTTCCTGGCAGCGCAGTCCCGCATCGTTGAGCCAGAAGCATCCTGA